GTTGTCAATAAAGAAGGAGGTATAAGTAAACATTCTTCATTAATTGTTggaattgatattttaatgcGAATCCTTGCACCATTTTTCTTGTCTCCTGCAACACGACACGATGGCAAGGTTAGTGGTCGTTTATAGAACTGTCGTATTAGCTACAAGTGTTCTTCGCCCACTGCTGTCCCTATATACGTGCTATGGATCATTCCCACCTGCCATATATCTTATCCTGCCTATGGGAATCAATAGAGTTTCCTTTCATTCCCGGGTTGGTTGTTTAGTCGTGTTGTTACCCATTACACTTCATATAATCGGTCCATGTTACTCAGTATTAGAAGCGAATTCAATGTatcacaaaatcaaacactaaATCTTTTACGCGTAACGTAAGGTTAGTGATGGTACTATACACGGACAGAACTCattgttgatttttgtaaAGTGTCTACAACAATTTTCTAAACACAGATTAGTCGAAATTAGCTAAAAGATAATGCAcgtcaaacgaaaacaaaaaatacgcaAAGCAGACAGAATGTTGTGTTACACTAGTACACAGAACTATAAGGTAAAATCAGACAGGCCAATGTAATGTTAACAATATTAATAGAAATgccaaatgaaacgaaaccgtACCTATAGGTTAATGATATAATTTTAGAATTTCCATTCACTTCAAATGACTTTGTGTGGGTGTGGTTAACTGCTTTACAAGGATCTAAGCATAACAATGgtattttttcaaaacttgtGCCTTGAGCGCAAAGACAGAGAAAAACGCAAAATATGAAGAGAGTTAGTAAGGTAATAGAAGAAGTTGTTTGTAATAAACGTTCTGTTGTCCCCGTTGTGCCTTTCACATATTTTCCCTTTCAAGTTTAATACAACGCTACCTAACACCTATGATTAATGTCTATCCTTCTTCCAACACAGAGAACAGAATAGTCGTACACGTGAAAGTAAATGTGTTGTTAACTACAACGTTTCTAcctcagattttttttttgcttgtgggAAATGGCTACATACATCTAAACAGCTATTTTACATTGTTTCACGTTGACAGGTTAACTGAGATTCGAAACATCACTAAAGTTACAAGAGTGGAACGATAGTGAAACGGGAAAATGAACACAAAAGAAGCTATTCAATATAGAGTGGTGGCGAATGGAATGAACATCAGCCGGACGTCCTATACTAAAGTCACACTAGTTTGTCGAGATGTTGAAAGGATCGagcaaaaaaataaggaatatttttcatccttttatTTGGCTCTACAACCTTCGTCGGGTTTGGCCTGCCATTACATAGAGGTTGTGGTTATCTTTCAACATAgccgaatagtcagtcctgcgtacggagggtATGATCCAGTCGAGCTTCGATCCCAAACGGGATCAGAATACTTTACACATAAATGTAATAGTTGTAACACTTTTGAGATATGGGTGCATGTGTATTTTTCGTCTCTTCTGATCATTTCGATCTGAACCATTTTCTCGCATCTTCCAAACATCTATTCGACTTATCCCTTCTATTCGCGATTAGGAAAGAACACACGTTCACACTTGTAACGATcacattcaatttcaattcgaCCTATCAAGCTGATAATTGTCCACTACATTGCTCTCAGATTGGAGCTGCACCGCCATTATCGTTACTTTTGCTATCATCGAACGAGGAACCCTCGTCGTCGTGCGCAGCGGACGAGGACGAGGAGCCTGCTACATCCGTCCGTCCATTGTTTCTTCTCACAACGGCCACTGTGCCATTGATATTGGTGCTATTAGTATtgctactactattactactgtTACTACTACTCGCCTGGCCGCCATTCGGACAAGACGCACCAGAGCTGGATGAGCTGCTCGCGTCACTTCTGCTGCTGGTACCGTTCGTTAGACGCGCTCCAcgaagctgctgctgcccaaCGCCAACCGATGCCGCGGTACTCACCATCGTCGAGGAGGACGGAGCGGAAGACGAAGAGTTTGAGGAGGAAGAAGACGATGCGGCCGATGTGCTTGCACCGTCATCGTCACCGTGCGATACGTGGTGTAGATACGTCTCAAGCCGATCAACGAGTCGTTCTGTGAAAAccgaaaactttcattagtCAAACGAGCGGCGTGCATGGCGGTCGCGATATCTGTGTCCTACCATCTTCACTGTCGTCAATGGCGATGTCATCGATGGCGCTATCATCCGACTCTACCATCGACAGTGGAACCATCCTTATCCATGAAGTCGTCTCGGAAGTGTTCGTAGGTGCTGTGCTACTTGCCGCACTGCTACCTCCGCTCGTACTGCTGCTACCGGTATTACTATTACATCCGTTTATGCTTTTCGTCTTCGTCCGACAGGTATTGTATGCACCACAGTGAGTACACTTTAATCCAACTACGTGAAATTTCACCGTTGACTCCTGCGAAAGAGGAAAATGGTTTGCGAAAAGGTTCAGac
This Anopheles marshallii chromosome 3, idAnoMarsDA_429_01, whole genome shotgun sequence DNA region includes the following protein-coding sequences:
- the LOC128712033 gene encoding RING finger and CHY zinc finger domain-containing protein 1 encodes the protein MDEKKPIPTPAGSNATATVSSATEQDENEKRVGCAHYKRRAKFVTPCCNKFYMCRYCHDENETHFFNRKTVTELICTECDTRQRVQAECEKCGVRFGRYTCLVCNLFDDEDRNQYHCDGCGICRVGGRGRFFHCEVCNMCLPLQLKYDGHRCVENVSRSNCPVCLDDIHTSRIPCHIPDCGHLLHRTCFEELLSSGHYACPTCQTSMMDMNQLWEYLDAEVAATPMPKEYANYYVDILCKDCHKESTVKFHVVGLKCTHCGAYNTCRTKTKSINGCNSNTGSSSTSGGSSAASSTAPTNTSETTSWIRMVPLSMVESDDSAIDDIAIDDSEDERLVDRLETYLHHVSHGDDDGASTSAASSSSSSNSSSSAPSSSTMVSTAASVGVGQQQLRGARLTNGTSSRSDASSSSSSGASCPNGGQASSSNSSNSSSNTNSTNINGTVAVVRRNNGRTDVAGSSSSSAAHDDEGSSFDDSKSNDNGGAAPI